One window of Phoenix dactylifera cultivar Barhee BC4 chromosome 5, palm_55x_up_171113_PBpolish2nd_filt_p, whole genome shotgun sequence genomic DNA carries:
- the LOC103711139 gene encoding dihydrodipicolinate reductase-like protein CRR1, chloroplastic isoform X1: MATLNCRFHPTSCTKSPRANAASTISCSMQPSQNNIKVVINGATKEIGKAAIVAVTRARGMEVAGAIDTNLVGQDAGKICGMEEALEIPILNDLTMVLGSIAQSKATGVVVELTDPSTVYDNVKQAAAFGLRSVVYVPKLQLDTVSALSAFCEKASMGCLVAPTLSIGSVLLQQAAIQAAFHYNNVEIVESRPDPSELPSTDATQIANNLSDIGQRYNREDISTDIPARGQVVGEDGVRVHSLVLPGLPSSTTVHFSGPGEVYSLRHDITNVQCLMPGLIVAIRKVVRLKNLIYGLEKFL; the protein is encoded by the exons ATGGCCACTTTGAACTGCCGATTTCACCCCACAAGCTGCACCAAGTCGCCGAGAGCCAACGCCGCCTCCACCATCTCGTGTTCAATGCAACCTTCCCAAAACAACATCAAG GTGGTGATCAACGGTGCAACCAAAGAGATAGGAAAGGCCGCCATCGTAGCAGTGACCAGAGCCAGGGGAATGGAGGTGGCTGGTGCTATAGATACCAATTTAGTAGGACAAGATGCTGGAAAG ATATGTGGCATGGAAGAAGCTTTGGAGATTCCTATACTTAATGATCTCACCATGGTTTTGGGTTCCATAGCACAG TCCAAAGCAACCGGTGTGGTTGTTGAATTGACCGACCCTTCAACTGTCTATGATAATGTTAAACAG GCAGCAGCTTTTGGCTTGAGGAGTGTTGTCTATGTGCCCAAGCTTCAGTTAGATACAGTGTCTGCACTGTCTGCCTTCTGTGAGAAGGCCAGCATG GGTTGTCTTGTTGCCCCCACACTTTCCATTGGCTCTGTGCTCCTCCAACAAGCTGCAATTCAAGCGGCATTCCACTACAACAATGTCGAAATAGTGGAATCAAGGCCGGATCCATCA GAACTCCCATCAACTGATGCAACCCAAATTGCCAACAATCTATCAGACATCGGTCAGAGGTACAACAGAGAGGATATTTCTACAGACATCCCA GCAAGGGGTCAGGTTGTAGGTGAAGATGGAGTCCGTGTACACAGTTTGGTCCTTCCAGGTCTTCCTTCCAGTACAACAGTTCACTTCTCAGGTCCAGGAGAG GTTTACTCCCTGCGACATGATATAACAAATGTTCAGTGCCTTATGCCAGGCCTAATCGTGGCCATTCGGAAGGTGGTGCGCCTGAAG AACCTGATTTATGGCTTGGAGAAATTCTTGTAG
- the LOC103711139 gene encoding dihydrodipicolinate reductase-like protein CRR1, chloroplastic isoform X2 — MATLNCRFHPTSCTKSPRANAASTISCSMQPSQNNIKVVINGATKEIGKAAIVAVTRARGMEVAGAIDTNLVGQDAGKICGMEEALEIPILNDLTMVLGSIAQSKATGVVVELTDPSTVYDNVKQAAAFGLRSVVYVPKLQLDTVSALSAFCEKASMELPSTDATQIANNLSDIGQRYNREDISTDIPARGQVVGEDGVRVHSLVLPGLPSSTTVHFSGPGEVYSLRHDITNVQCLMPGLIVAIRKVVRLKNLIYGLEKFL; from the exons ATGGCCACTTTGAACTGCCGATTTCACCCCACAAGCTGCACCAAGTCGCCGAGAGCCAACGCCGCCTCCACCATCTCGTGTTCAATGCAACCTTCCCAAAACAACATCAAG GTGGTGATCAACGGTGCAACCAAAGAGATAGGAAAGGCCGCCATCGTAGCAGTGACCAGAGCCAGGGGAATGGAGGTGGCTGGTGCTATAGATACCAATTTAGTAGGACAAGATGCTGGAAAG ATATGTGGCATGGAAGAAGCTTTGGAGATTCCTATACTTAATGATCTCACCATGGTTTTGGGTTCCATAGCACAG TCCAAAGCAACCGGTGTGGTTGTTGAATTGACCGACCCTTCAACTGTCTATGATAATGTTAAACAG GCAGCAGCTTTTGGCTTGAGGAGTGTTGTCTATGTGCCCAAGCTTCAGTTAGATACAGTGTCTGCACTGTCTGCCTTCTGTGAGAAGGCCAGCATG GAACTCCCATCAACTGATGCAACCCAAATTGCCAACAATCTATCAGACATCGGTCAGAGGTACAACAGAGAGGATATTTCTACAGACATCCCA GCAAGGGGTCAGGTTGTAGGTGAAGATGGAGTCCGTGTACACAGTTTGGTCCTTCCAGGTCTTCCTTCCAGTACAACAGTTCACTTCTCAGGTCCAGGAGAG GTTTACTCCCTGCGACATGATATAACAAATGTTCAGTGCCTTATGCCAGGCCTAATCGTGGCCATTCGGAAGGTGGTGCGCCTGAAG AACCTGATTTATGGCTTGGAGAAATTCTTGTAG
- the LOC103711137 gene encoding BAG family molecular chaperone regulator 1: MMSTRRKGMAPAKAKPAFIPVIESPTTAAAATVGEWEVRPGGMLVQKRDPDFAAAAAAPVPTIRVRVKFGAVYHEIYLSSQATFGELKKLLSARTGLHPQDQKLIYKNKERDSNAYLDVSGVKDGSKMVVVEDAAAQAKRFLEMRRQARIEKASKSISRISLEVDKLAPQVSALETVISKGGKVPEKDVLSLIELLMTQLVKLDGVVADGDLKLQRRMQERRVQKYVETLDVLKMENAMPRAANEQMPARQPQKQQPKKQAPPSVVVTTKWETFDSLFSPTAVASTATSTSGSSTASSAPTPKFDWELF, encoded by the exons ATGATGTCCACGAGGAGAAAGGGCATGGCGCCGGCAAAGGCCAAGCCGGCATTCATCCCGGTCATAGAATCTCCGACCACCGCCGCAGCCGCGACGGTGGGCGAGTGGGAGGTCCGGCCCGGCGGTATGCTGGTCCAGAAGCGGGACCCCGacttcgccgccgccgccgccgcccccgttCCCACGATCCGCGTCCGCGTCAAGTTTGGCGCCGTCTACCATGAGATCTACCTCAGCTCCCAAGCCACCTTCG GGGAGTTGAAGAAGCTACTGTCGGCGAGGACGGGGCTACATCCGCAGGACCAGAAGCTGATATATAAGAACAAGGAGAGGGACTCCAACGCCTATCTCGACGTCTCCGGCGTGAAGGACGGGTCCAagatggtggtggtggaggacGCAGCCGCCCAGGCCAAGCGGTTTCTGGAGATGCGCCGCCAGGCCAGGATCGAGAAGGCCTCCAAATCCATCTCCCGGATCAGCCTCGAAGTCGACAAGCTCGCCCCTCAG GTGTCGGCATTGGAGACGGTCATATCCAAAGGAGGCAAGGTGCCGGAGAAAGATGTGCTGAGCCTTATCGAGCTGCTGATGACTCAGCTGGTTAAGCTGGATGGCGTCGTCGCCGATGGCGATCTGAAGCTCCAGAGGAGAATGCAG GAGAGGAGGGTGCAGAAGTATGTGGAAACACTGGACGTGCTCAAGATGGAGAATGCGATGCCGAGGGCGGCCAATGAGCAAATGCCGGCACGGCAACCGCAGAAGCAGCAGCCAAAGAAGCAAGCGCCGCCGTCAGTGGTGGTGACAACGAAATGGGAGACGTTCGATTCGCTGTTCTCGCCAACCGCCGTCGCCTCGACGGCGACCTCGACCTCGGGCAGCTCGACCGCATCATCCGCTCCCACCCCAAAGTTCGATTGGGAATTGTTTTGA
- the LOC103711136 gene encoding BAG family molecular chaperone regulator 3-like gives MLGRTKSPVPAAAAAANAFIPMRTFTAAAVVVDEAYPWEFRPGGMLVQKRDPDSASAAAAAAAPASTIRVRVKYGAAYHEIYLSSQSTFGELKKLLSERTGLHPQDQKVMYKDKERDSSAYLDISGVKDGSKLVVVDDPARRAKRLLEMRHQAKIDKASKSMSQITLEVDKLTSQVSELEVIITKGGKVAEKDVLDLIELLMIQLVKLDGIIADGELKHQKRMQERRVQKYVEKLDVLKAKNAMLKTTKSVVTTKWETFDSGFLPTTPAAATSNAPPVPTPRFDWELF, from the exons ATGCTAGGGAGGACGAAGAGCCCGGTtccagcggcggcggcggcggcgaacgCATTCATCCCCATGAGAACCTTCACGGCGGCCGCTGTGGTGGTGGACGAGGCGTACCCCTGGGAGTTCCGGCCCGGCGGGATGCTGGTCCAGAAGAGGGACCCCGACTCCgcttccgccgccgccgccgccgccgcccccgctTCCACCATCCGCGTCCGCGTCAAGTACGGCGCCGCCTACCACGAGATCTATCTCAGCTCCCAATCCACCTTCG GGGAGCTAAAGAAGCTGCTGTCGGAGAGGACTGGATTGCATCCACAAGACCAAAAGGTGATGTACAAGGACAAGGAGAGGGATTCCAGCGCCTACCTCGACATCTCCGGCGTGAAAGACGGGTCCAAGTTGGTGGTCGTGGACGACCCCGCCCGCCGGGCCAAGCGCTTGCTGGAGATGCGCCACCAGGCCAAGATAGACAAGGCCTCCAAGTCCATGTCCCAGATCACCCTCGAAGTCGACAAGCTCACCTCTCAG GTATCCGAGCTGGAGGTGATCATAACCAAAGGTGGAAAGGTTGCTGAGAAAGATGTGCTCGATCTTATCGAGCTGCTGATGATACAGCTGGTCAAGCTTGATGGCATCATCGCCGATGGGGAATTGAAGCACCAGAAGAGAATGCAG GAGAGGAGAGTGCAGAAATATGTGGAGAAACTGGATGTGCTCAAGGCGAAGAATGCCATGCTCAAGACGACCAAGTCGGTGGTGACCACCAAGTGGGAGACTTTCGATTCTGGGTTCCTGCCAACCACCCCGGCGGCAGCCACTTCAAACGCACCACCCGTCCCCACCCCAAGGTTCGATTGGGAGTTGTTTTAG
- the LOC103711135 gene encoding ARM REPEAT PROTEIN INTERACTING WITH ABF2-like, with the protein MAEDSEPIVDTDSANHWLSRARQLVPTALDKSRAATGFPGRWKAIVSKLERVPPCLSDLSSHHCFAKNALCTELLQSVTNALADALELANRSSEQPCIGKLQMQSDLDALSGKLDLALRDCSLMIKTGVLGDAALPPVAARSHEPLAPAQSNVCELLARLQISHVEAKHRAVDGLLELMREDEQIVLSVLDRSNIAALVQLLTATAPKVREKTATVICLLVESGRCEKLLVSEGVLPPLIRMAESGSPVGREKAVVSLQRLSMSADTARSIVGHGGVRPLIEICQTGDSICQSAAAGALKNLTAVPEVRQTLAEGGIIRVMIDLLDRGIVLGTKEYAAQCLQNLTASNESLRRSVILEGGPRSLLAYLDGPLPQESAAGALRNLVSLISADALLSLGLLPRLVHVLKDGSLGAKQAAASTICRISSSSEMKKLIGEFGCAPLLVRMLETKSNSAREVAAQAIASLISCPQNSREVKKDEKSVPSLVQLLDPSPQNTARKYAISCLLSLSSSKRCKKLMISYGAVGYLKKLNGMDVAGAKKLLERLQRGKLRSLFSRK; encoded by the coding sequence ATGGCTGAAGACTCCGAGCCCATCGTCGACACTGACTCTGCCAACCACTGGCTGTCCCGAGCCCGGCAGCTCGTCCCCACCGCCCTTGACAAGTCCCGGGCCGCCACAGGCTTCCCCGGGCGCTGGAAGGCCATTGTTTCCAAGCTGGAGCGCGTCCCTCCGTGCCTTTCCGACCTCTCCAGCCACCATTGCTTCGCCAAGAACGCGCTCTGTACAGAACTCCTCCAGTCAGTGACAAATGCCCTCGCAGATGCCCTCGAACTCGCCAACCGCTCGTCGGAGCAGCCCTGCATTGGCAAGCTCCAAATGCAGAGCGACCTCGATGCGCTCTCTGGCAAGCTTGACCTCGCCTTACGTGACTGTTCCCTTATGATCAAGACGGGCGTTCTTGGTGACGCCGCCCTGCCTCCGGTGGCTGCCCGCAGCCACGAACCATTGGCCCCAGCACAGTCCAATGTGTGTGAATTGCTCGCCCGCCTGCAGATCAGCCATGTCGAGGCCAAGCACCGCGCGGTCGATGGCCTGCTCGAGTTGATGAGGGAGGATGAGCAGATCGTGCTTTCTGTGCTTGACCGGAGCAACATAGCTGCCCTTGTACAATTGCTCACTGCAACGGCTCCTAAAGTCAGAGAGAAGACAGCAACGGTGATTTGTTTGCTCGTAGAGTCTGGGAGGTGTGAGAAGTTGCTAGTATCTGAAGGTGTGCTCCCGCCGCTGATAAGGATGGCAGAGTCCGGGAGCCCGGTGGGCCGAGAGAAGGCCGTGGTGTCGCTCCAGAGGCTGTCCATGTCCGCTGACACCGCCCGCTCGATCGTCGGTCACGGCGGCGTTCGCCCACTGATCGAGATCTGCCAGACAGGAGACTCCATTTGCCAGTCGGCAGCTGCGGGCGCTTTGAAGAATCTCACCGCCGTGCCCGAAGTGAGGCAGACATTGGCTGAGGGGGGGATTATCAGAGTCATGATCGATCTCCTGGACCGTGGAATTGTCTTGGGCACCAAAGAGTACGCCGCCCAGTGCTTACAGAATCTGACAGCCAGCAATGAGAGTTTGAGGAGGTCGGTCATTTTGGAGGGAGGGCCGCGGAGCCTCTTGGCCTACCTCGACGGGCCATTGCCGCAGGAGTCTGCCGCCGGCGCACTGAGGAATCTCGTAAGCTTGATCTCGGCTGATGCTCTCCTGTCGCTTGGCCTCCTTCCTCGACTGGTACACGTGCTGAAGGATGGATCTTTAGGCGCGAAACAGGCGGCAGCATCAACCATTTGCAGGATATCCAGTTCGTCTGAGATGAAGAAATTGATTGGAGAATTTGGTTGTGCGCCTTTGCTTGTCAGGATGCTCGAGACAAAGTCGAACAGCGCAAGGGAGGTGGCAGCCCAGGCCATTGCGAGCTTGATAAGCTGCCCTCAGAACAGCAGGGAGGTCAAGAAGGATGAGAAGAGCGTGCCGAGCCTGGTTCAGTTGCTTGATCCCAGCCCTCAAAACACGGCGAGGAAGTACGCTATATCTTGCCTGTTATCTCTATCATCGAGTAAGAGATGCAAGAAGTTGATGATTTCTTATGGTGCTGTTGGGTACCTTAAGAAGCTCAACGGAATGGATGTGGCTGGTGCAAAAAAGCTGCTTGAGCGATTACAGAGAGGGAAATTGAGGAGCTTGTTCAGTAGGAAATAG